The following proteins are encoded in a genomic region of Macadamia integrifolia cultivar HAES 741 unplaced genomic scaffold, SCU_Mint_v3 scaffold2511, whole genome shotgun sequence:
- the LOC122066646 gene encoding uncharacterized protein LOC122066646, which yields MNQTINFHHCRDRFGSHSSNSLAAILLSFQMASRRQARDQDERAGAEIVKGTNACHRHSMELLQELGFPKGVLPLQELEECGRVRETGFVWMKSKAPYEHFFVATNTRVSYATEVTAYVEKGKMKKMTGIKSKQMLLWIPVTEMCIIQTEQKEEALVNHKIHFKTPMGIGKYFPISAFMTQEEKNEYLQIQTKTQPQQNAVLYMNK from the coding sequence ATGAATCAAACCATCAATTTCCACCATTGCCGAGACAGATTTGGAAGCCATAGTAGTAACTCCTTAGCGGCAATTTTATTATCATTTCAAATGGCTAGTCGTAGACAAGCAAGGGATCAAGATGAGCGAGCTGGGGCTGAAATCGTGAAAGGTACCAACGCCTGCCATCGACATTCAATGGAGCTTCTACAAGAACTGGGATTCCCCAAAGGAGTCCTTCCCCTGCAAGAGCTTGAAGAATGTGGAAGGGTAAGAGAAACTGGGTTTGTGTGGATGAAATCCAAGGCTCCTTATGAGCACTTCTTCGTCGCAACCAATACCCGCGTGAGTTATGCTACTGAGGTGACTGCGTATGTGGAGAaagggaagatgaagaagatgacagGGATTAAGAGCAAGCAGATGTTGCTTTGGATACCCGTTACAGAGATGTGCATCATTCAAACAGAGCAAAAAGAAGAAGCACTGGTAAACCACAAGATACACTTCAAGACACCAATGGGGATTGGTAAGTATTTCCCCATCTCTGCATTTATGacccaagaagaaaagaacgaGTATCTTCAGATCCAGACCAAGACCCAGCCCCAACAAAATGCCGTATTATATATGAACAAGTAA